Sequence from the Acidimicrobiia bacterium genome:
CATCTCGTCGGTCCAGCCGACCACGGTGCCGCCCAAGCCCTCGGCGATGAGGGCCGAGCGCAGCTTCTCGTCCCGCCCGCACACGGTGATGGGGTGGTAGGGGCCGCTGCGCGCGATGGCGTCGACGGTCGTGGGTACGTCGCCGACCCCCCAGGAGCCGGCCACGACCAGCACGGCGCGCTCGTCGTCGTCGATCCCCAGTCGCCGCCGCATCTCCTGGCGCGTCGTCGGGCGCGCGGCCGGCGGTTCCCGGAAGCGGTCCCCGACCAGCGGACCCGAGGCGTGGTTGCCGCGGCCGCCTCGCTTGGCCGCCGTCTGGGCCGAGATCGGGCTCACGGCGAGGTGGAGGTCGACGCCCGGGTGGACCCAGAGCGGGTGGACGGCGAAGTCGGTGAGGTAGGTCGCCACCGGCACCCGCAGCCAGCCCTTCTTGCGCATCCGGCCCAGGACGAGCGAGGCGAGGGGATAGGTGGAGACGATGGCGTCCGGCCGGCAGCGCAGGAGCTCCCGATGGAGGGAGCGGCGCGTCACCAGGCTCATGAGCCGCACGATCGGGCCCCAGAGCACCGGGGCGCCGACGCCGAGCGCCTTGTACGTAAGGTCGTAGGTCCACGGCAGCACCCGCAGCTGGAACAGGTACGTCCAGCGCACGAACCCGCCCAGTTTGAGCGGAATCAGCTGCAGGTAGTCGATGACTCGGACGTCGTGACCGCGGGCCACCAAGCGGCGCTCGAGCTCCCGCGCGGCACCGTCGTGGCCTGCCCCCATCGACGCCGAGACGACTAGGACCCCTCGACGCACAAAGCCCCAGGTTAGTCGGCGAGGTCCCAGATTCGGCCTGCCCCCGTGCTTTGGGGCCGGCAGGGCGCCCCCCGCCACGCCTGCAGCCGGGGAACCGGGCCGCCGCGCCGGCTTGTACGGCCGCCCCCGGTCACGCCGATGATCGGGGTCGGCGGGGACCGACGGCTACCCTCCGAGGTCGGACGCCGCCCGAAACTGTCCGGGCGCTCGCCCTCCCGTTCCTCGCGGCGGGCGAACGTGAAGCTGTGGGCAGCCGATCCGGCCGACCGTGATGGAGGGGACGATCAACTCGGCGTACGACACCGACTTCGACCCGGAGTCCCCGAACGACGCCCGCGCCGTGGCGCTGCGGCTGGTCGGTGGCAACAAGCGGGTCCTCGAGTTCGGATGCGCGACCGGACGGGTCACGAGGGCGCTCGTCGACCGCGGCTGTCGCGTCACCGGCATCGAGCTGGACACCGACGCCGCGGAGCAGGCGCGCACCCACGCCGACGAGGTCGTCGTCCTCGACCTGGACTATGACGAGTTCGAGGCAAAGCTGTCGGGACAGCAGTGGGAGGTCGCGCTCTTCGGCGACGTGCTCGAGCACCTGCGAGACCCGTTGCACGTCCTGCGGGCGACCCGGCAGCTGCTCGACCGTCAGGGCACGCTCGTGCTCTCGATCCCCAACGTCGCGTACGCGGATGTCCGGCTGGCGCTGCTGAACGGTCAGTTCCCCTACGGGCCGTATGGCCTCCTCGACCGGACCCATCTGCGGTTCTTCACGCGGGAGACGATCACCCGACTGCTCGACGACGCCGGCTTCGTCGCCGTGGACGTCCACCGAATCATCATGCCGGCGTTCACCTCGGAGCTCGGCCTTCGGAGGGACAGCTTCCCCGCGGCCGTGGTCGACGCGGTCCTGGCCGACCCCGAGGCCGAGGTCTACCAGTACGTGGTTCGCGCCGTGATCGACAGTGGCGACGTCGTGGTTCGCGACCTGGCGGAACGCTGCCAGCGGCTCGAGCAGGAGCTGTGGGCGGCGCGGACCCGCTACGAGGTCGAACGACTGGAGCTCGACGCCGAGCTCCGCGCGATCAAGAACGGGCGCCTGATGCGCTACTCCGCGCCGTTGCGCACCCTGCGGAACCGGCTGCGCCGCTCGCCGTAGTCTGAACAACATGCGCGAGGGTCCAGAGCCGAAGCGGCCGCTGCTGCTCGCGTTCTACCTCCCGCAGTTCCACCCGGTGCCCGAGAACGACGCCTGGTGGGGACGCGGGTTCACCGAGTGGACCAACGTCGTCCGGGCTCGGCCGCTCTTCGAGGGCCACTACCAGCCACACCTTCCCGGTGAGCTCGGGTTCTACGACCTGCGGCTCCCGGAGGTGCGCGAGCAGCAGGCTGCGCTCGCCCGTGACCACGGGATCGACGGCTTCTGCTACTACCACTACTGGTTCGGTGCGGGTCGACGGACCCTCGAGCGGCCGTTCCACGAGGTGCTCCGCACCGGAAGCCCCGACTTCCCCTTCTGCCTGGCGTGGGCGAACGAGAACTGGACCCGCGAGTGGGACGCCGGCGACCGCTCGGTCCTCATGCCGCAGCAGTACTCGGACGAGGACGACGAGGCCCACGGCCGCTTCCTCATGGAGGCCTTCGCCGACCGGCGGTACATCAAGGTCGACGGGCGGCCCCTGTTCCTCGTCTATCGCGTCCAGAAGCTGCCGGACCCCAAGAAGACGTTCGGCCGCTGGCGCCAGATGGCTCGTGACCACGGGTTCCCGGACCTCTACCTCATCCGGTTCGAGACCCACGGCGACTTCCGAGACCCAGCGACGTTCGGCTGCGATGCCTCGG
This genomic interval carries:
- a CDS encoding class I SAM-dependent methyltransferase, whose product is MEGTINSAYDTDFDPESPNDARAVALRLVGGNKRVLEFGCATGRVTRALVDRGCRVTGIELDTDAAEQARTHADEVVVLDLDYDEFEAKLSGQQWEVALFGDVLEHLRDPLHVLRATRQLLDRQGTLVLSIPNVAYADVRLALLNGQFPYGPYGLLDRTHLRFFTRETITRLLDDAGFVAVDVHRIIMPAFTSELGLRRDSFPAAVVDAVLADPEAEVYQYVVRAVIDSGDVVVRDLAERCQRLEQELWAARTRYEVERLELDAELRAIKNGRLMRYSAPLRTLRNRLRRSP